The following proteins come from a genomic window of Chryseobacterium glaciei:
- a CDS encoding NUDIX hydrolase, with translation MENFGKDLLRKIKSVELPGEHAHGVFSPPSRPVFTYDEVLAKNPKFAAVNIILYIKDDEWYFPLILRTENERDRHSGQISLPGGKREETDRDFAETAVRETSEEIGIEKHYVRIIREMSPIYIPPSNFYVYPYISYTKKDPKFILQHTEVVETIEFPITSFLNLPDKPEIMALPSAGGHEVPVINFNGYIIWGATAMILSEFSQLLKKM, from the coding sequence ATGGAAAATTTTGGAAAAGATTTATTACGAAAAATAAAAAGTGTTGAACTTCCGGGAGAACATGCTCATGGTGTTTTTTCACCTCCTTCACGTCCTGTTTTCACGTATGATGAGGTATTGGCCAAGAATCCAAAATTCGCTGCTGTAAATATTATTTTGTACATTAAAGACGATGAATGGTATTTTCCATTAATATTAAGAACTGAAAACGAACGAGACAGGCATAGCGGGCAAATCTCTTTACCAGGCGGAAAACGCGAAGAAACGGACAGAGATTTTGCGGAAACCGCCGTTCGCGAAACTTCGGAAGAAATAGGCATTGAAAAACATTACGTAAGAATCATACGAGAAATGTCTCCGATCTACATTCCGCCAAGTAATTTTTATGTTTATCCGTACATTTCTTATACCAAAAAAGATCCGAAATTTATCCTACAACATACCGAAGTGGTAGAAACCATTGAATTTCCCATCACTTCCTTTCTAAACCTTCCCGATAAACCTGAAATAATGGCTTTGCCGAGCGCAGGAGGACATGAAGTTCCGGTCATCAATTTCAACGGATATATCATCTGGGGAGCTACGGCAATGATATTAAGTGAATTCAGTCAGTTGTTGAAAAAAATGTAA
- a CDS encoding lysophospholipid acyltransferase family protein: protein MAKKNIFTDAFGTPYFLKRLIIFILGLVSYRRFNGFNKLKITGTEHLVDLPDSNVLFVCNHQTYFADVAAMYHAFCAVNNGYLDTIKNPIYLLNPKIDFYYVAAEETMNKGILPKIFKIAGAVTVKRTWRAEGQNVNRMVDLTEVDNIMKALDNGWVATFPQGTTSAFAQGRRGTAKLVKNQRPIVIPIKINGFRRAFDKKGLRVKVTGVKPTMEFKAPLDIDYDNEKAPEILLKIMTAIEQTEDFNVLHNYDEELKAKKLEQKDSDN, encoded by the coding sequence ATGGCAAAAAAAAATATTTTCACCGATGCATTCGGAACTCCTTATTTTTTAAAAAGGTTAATCATTTTTATTTTAGGACTTGTCTCTTACAGAAGATTCAATGGCTTTAATAAACTAAAAATAACAGGTACAGAACACCTTGTGGATCTTCCGGATTCCAATGTGCTTTTTGTATGTAACCATCAGACATATTTCGCAGATGTGGCAGCAATGTATCACGCCTTCTGCGCGGTAAATAATGGATATTTAGACACCATAAAAAACCCGATCTACCTACTTAATCCAAAGATCGATTTTTACTACGTTGCCGCCGAAGAAACCATGAATAAAGGTATTCTTCCAAAAATTTTTAAAATTGCAGGTGCCGTAACCGTAAAAAGAACCTGGAGAGCTGAAGGACAGAATGTCAACAGAATGGTAGATCTTACAGAGGTTGATAATATTATGAAAGCCTTAGACAACGGCTGGGTAGCTACTTTCCCTCAAGGTACTACATCTGCTTTTGCGCAAGGAAGAAGAGGCACCGCAAAACTGGTTAAAAATCAGCGCCCTATTGTGATTCCTATTAAAATTAATGGGTTCCGAAGAGCGTTTGATAAAAAAGGCCTCCGCGTAAAGGTAACAGGCGTAAAACCTACCATGGAGTTTAAAGCACCTTTAGACATCGATTATGACAACGAAAAAGCACCGGAAATTTTGTTGAAAATAATGACTGCCATTGAGCAGACCGAAGATTTCAATGTACTACACAATTATGATGAAGAACTTAAAGCTAAAAAATTAGAACAAAAGGATTCAGATAATTAA
- a CDS encoding UDP-N-acetylmuramate--L-alanine ligase: MNTHFIAIGGSAMHNLAIALKDKGYQVTGSDDAIFEPSKSRLEKKGILPQEMGWFPEKITSDIDAVILGMHAHQDNPELAKAKELGLKIYSYPEFLYEQSKTKTRVVIAGSHGKTTITSMILHVLNFHQKDVDYMVGAQLEGFDCMVKLTQDNDFMVLEGDEYLSSPIDLRSKFLLYQPNIALMSGIAWDHINVFKTFDDYIEQFRRFVASITPGGVLVYNEEDAEVVKVVETAENYFRKIPYKTPEYEINNGQVYLKTEMGDIPLSVFGAHNLLNLEGARHICHTLGIMDEDFYDAIMSFKGASKRLEKVEREDKGILYKDFAHAPSKVKAAVKAFCEQFKNEKKYGFLELHTYSSLNPVFLEQYDHAMDGLEEAIVFYSEDALKIKRMDPISPDLIKEKFKNENLKVFTNAEELHAYWETLDKTNGVFLMMSSGNFGGLDLTK; encoded by the coding sequence TTGAATACCCATTTCATTGCTATTGGCGGGAGTGCTATGCATAATCTTGCTATTGCGCTAAAAGACAAAGGATATCAGGTGACAGGTTCAGATGACGCTATTTTTGAACCTTCAAAATCAAGACTTGAGAAGAAAGGAATTCTTCCTCAGGAAATGGGATGGTTCCCTGAAAAAATAACTTCTGATATTGATGCCGTAATTCTCGGAATGCACGCTCATCAGGACAATCCCGAATTAGCAAAAGCGAAAGAACTGGGTTTAAAAATATACTCTTATCCGGAATTTCTTTACGAACAGTCTAAAACCAAAACCAGAGTTGTTATTGCAGGTTCTCACGGGAAAACAACAATTACTTCAATGATTCTTCATGTTTTGAATTTTCATCAGAAAGATGTTGATTACATGGTGGGAGCGCAATTGGAAGGTTTCGACTGTATGGTAAAACTGACTCAGGATAACGATTTTATGGTATTGGAAGGTGATGAATACCTTTCCTCTCCTATCGATTTACGTTCAAAATTCTTACTCTATCAACCCAATATTGCTTTAATGAGCGGAATTGCTTGGGATCATATCAATGTTTTCAAAACTTTTGATGACTATATCGAGCAGTTCAGAAGATTCGTTGCCAGCATTACTCCGGGTGGAGTTTTAGTCTATAACGAAGAAGATGCTGAAGTGGTAAAAGTGGTTGAAACCGCTGAAAATTATTTCAGAAAAATACCTTACAAAACTCCTGAATACGAGATCAATAACGGACAGGTTTATTTAAAAACCGAAATGGGAGATATTCCTCTTTCTGTTTTTGGAGCGCATAATCTTTTAAACCTTGAAGGAGCAAGACATATTTGCCACACGTTGGGAATTATGGATGAAGATTTCTATGATGCGATTATGAGTTTCAAAGGCGCTTCAAAACGTCTTGAAAAAGTAGAAAGAGAAGACAAAGGAATACTTTACAAAGACTTTGCGCACGCACCGAGTAAAGTGAAAGCGGCTGTAAAAGCTTTCTGTGAGCAATTTAAAAATGAGAAAAAATACGGTTTCCTTGAACTTCATACCTATTCAAGTTTAAATCCAGTGTTTTTAGAGCAATATGATCACGCAATGGACGGGTTGGAAGAAGCGATCGTTTTCTATTCCGAAGATGCTTTAAAAATCAAAAGAATGGATCCTATTTCACCTGATTTGATTAAAGAAAAATTTAAAAATGAAAATCTAAAAGTATTTACCAATGCTGAAGAACTTCACGCTTATTGGGAAACGTTAGATAAAACTAACGGTGTTTTCCTGATGATGAGTTCGGGGAATTTTGGTGGTTTAGATTTAACTAAATAA